A part of Methanoregula sp. genomic DNA contains:
- a CDS encoding DUF2283 domain-containing protein, which translates to MKVKYFPDTDTLLLTFSDKRIADTHDLNENILVELDNDGQLVSMTVEHAKHQTDVGEFSYQQVAG; encoded by the coding sequence ATGAAGGTTAAATATTTCCCTGATACCGATACCTTGCTCCTGACTTTCAGTGATAAAAGAATAGCCGATACCCATGACCTGAACGAGAATATCCTGGTTGAATTGGACAATGATGGTCAACTGGTGAGTATGACGGTTGAACATGCCAAACACCAGACGGATGTCGGTGAATTTTCTTACCAGCAAGTAGCAGGATGA